In Haliotis asinina isolate JCU_RB_2024 chromosome 15, JCU_Hal_asi_v2, whole genome shotgun sequence, one DNA window encodes the following:
- the LOC137264823 gene encoding MORN repeat-containing protein 4-like encodes MASSYKYPDGSSYSGSWSETGQRHGYGHMKFADGSEFWGMFDNGLCTGHGVMRFPDGSRYEGEFRQGKFNGYGIFTRCDNMRFEGEFKEGKIWGMGLITFSDKTHGLPRNEGYFEGNKLIRREKCSGIIQRARDAANKAKSYGS; translated from the exons ATGGCCAGCTCCTATAAATACCCTGATGGAAGCTCCTACTCGGGCAGCTGGAGTGAGACTGGTCAACGCCATGGTTATGGACATATGAAGTTTGCTGATGGGTCAGAGTTTTGGGGGATGTTTGACAATGGCTTATGTACCGGGCATGGAGTCATGAGGTTCCCAGATGGTTCCAG GTATGAGGGTGAGTTCCGACAGGGTAAGTTCAACGGCTACGGGATCTTCACTCGCTGTGACAACATGAGGTTCGAGGGAGAGTTTAAGGAAGGAAAGATCTGGGGCATGG GCTTGATCACATTCTCGGACAAGACACATGGACTGCCGCGCAACGAGGGATACTTTGAGGGGAACAAACTCATTCGTCGAGAAAAATGTTCTGGGATCATTCAACGGGCAAGAGATGCTGCAAATAAGGCAAAGTCTTATGGTTCATGA